The Vulcanimicrobium alpinum sequence CGCGCCGCGCCGGTTCTCACACGATCCGCACCGCCAGCGTGCGACGGGCTCGGGAACGTTCATGGTTCGCGCATCGTAACGCACCGGCGGCCGGCGCGGAAGTACGCACTTTTCGCATACGCAGTTACTTCGCGGAAACCACGGCGCCGGACGCGCGCGCAACCGCCGGAGTGACGGACGCCGCCCGAACCGGTACGATCGACCGATGGTCGATCCCGTCGAACTCGATGCGCGCGGCTATGCCGTGATCCCCGCGCTCCTCGACCGCGAGCGCTGCGCCGCGCTGCGCGCCCTCTTCGACGACGAGGCGGCATTCCGCAAGACCGTCGTGATGGAGCGCGTCGGATTCGGACGCGGCGTGTACAAGTACCTCGCCGCGCCGGTCCCGGGACCGATCGCCGCCCTGCGCGAGCGGCTCTACGCGGAACTGCTCCCGGTCGCGAACCGCTGGTCGGAGCGCTTGGGCGAGAACGCGCGCTACCCCGCGACGCTGGCGGAGATGCTGGCCCGCTGCGCCGCCGCCGGCCAGACCCGGCCGACCCCGCTGATCCTGCGCTATCGCCCGGGCGATCACAACGCGCTCCACCAGGACCTCTACGGCGAGGTCGCGTTCCCGCTGCAGGCGACGGTACTGCTGAGCGAACCCGGCCCCGACTTCGCCGGCGGCGAGTTCGTGCTGGTCGAACAGCGGCCGCGCAAGCAGAGCCTCGTCCACGTCGTTCCGCTGGGGCTCGGCGATGCGGTCGTGTTCCCCAATGCGGTGCGGCCGGTACAGGGTGCCCGCGGAGCGTTCCGCACCCGGGTTCGCCACGGGGTCAGCGAGCTGCGCTCCGGGGAGCGGTTCAGCCTGGGGCTCATCTTCCACGATGCGCGGTGATCCCCGGTTGCTTAGGCCATCCGGCGCATCACAAGGGCTCCCTGCTTGGTATATCATCGCCGTCACACCGGGCGGACAACGGAAATCGCCTGCTTGAAGTCGGCGAGAGCCGGGAAATGTGCAGGGCATGGACTCGATGCAGAAAACTTCCGTATCACGGACGTTGCGGTACAATTCGTTTCCACGCACGCCCGGTCAGGGAGGTAACGTAGCGGTGTCCGAGGCGGTGATGACTGCCCCGAGCCAGAGCGCGACCAAGCGTCTTTGGTTCTTCGATCAGGGTGATGGATCGATGCGCGACCTGCTGGGCGGTAAGGGCGCCGGCCTGGCGGAGATGACGCGCGCCGGGCTGCCGGTCCCGCCGGGGTTCACGATCACGACCGAGACGTGCTTGGCGTACTTCGACTCCGGGGGGCACCTGCCGCCGGGGCTCGGCGACGAGGTCCGCGCCGCGATGGACGAACTCGAGTCGCGGACCGGCAAGCAGTTCGGCGTCGCGGCGAACCCGCTGCTGGTCTCGGTGCGCAGCGGCGCCCGAGTCTCGATGCCGGGGATGATGGACACGATCCTCAACCTCGGCCTCAACGACGAGACCGTCGCCGGCCTGGCGCGCCTGACGTCCAACGAGCGCTTCGCGTATGACGCCTACCGCCGCTTCATGGCGATGTTCGGGAACGTCGTGCTCGGCATCGAGAAAGATCAGTTCGACCGCGTCGTCGACGAGGCGAAGCAGAAAGCCGGCGTCGCGACCGATCCCGAACTCACCGCCGACCGCTGGAAGGAAGTGATCGCGCAGTTCCGCGAGATCGTGCGCATCCACACCGGCGCGCCGTTCCCGCAGGACGTTCACGAACAGCTCGAACTCGCGATCGAGGCGGTGTTCGACTCGTGGAACTCCAAGCGCGCGATCGATTACCGCAAGTACAACAAAATCCCCGACGACTGGGGCACCGCGGTGAGCGTGTGCTCGATGGTGTTCGGCAACCTCGGTGATGACTCGGGGACCGGCGTGGCGTTCACGCGCGATCCCAACACCGGCGAAAAGCTCCTCTTCGGCGAGTATTTGCGCAATGCGCAGGGCGAGGACGTCGTCGCCGGGATCCGCACGCCGATGAAGATCGCCGACCTGCAGAACAGTCAGCCCGACGTCTACGCGCAGTTCGTCGCGATCGCGCACCAGCTCGAGACGCACTACAAAGACATGCAGGATCTCGAGTTCACCGTCGAACGCGGGAAGCTCTGGATGCTGCAGACGCGCAGCGGAAAGCGCAGTGCGGAGGCGGCGGTCAAGATCGCGCTCGATCTTGCGCGCGACGGCCTGATCACGCAAAACGACGCGGTCGCGCGCGTCGACGCCGCGTCGCTCGATCAGCTGTTCCACGCGCGGATCGACCCGAACGAGCAGTTCGAGGTGGCCGGCGTCGGCCTCAACGCGTCGCCCGGCGCGGCGACCGGGCAGGTCGTTTTCGACGCCGACACGGCGGCGGAGCGCGGCGCGAAGGGCGAGAGCGTGATTCTCGTGCGCGTCGAGACCGCACCGGACGACGTGCACGGGATGATCGCCGCGAAAGGCGTCCTGACGTCGCGCGGCGGCGCGACCTCGCACGCCGCGGTCGTCGCGCGCGGGATGGGACGGCCGTGCGTCGCCGGCTTCGACGCGATGACGATCGACGGGCGCGCGAAGACCGCGACGATCGGCACGCACGTCCTGCACGAAGGCGACTGGATCACCATCGACGGGACGACCGGCAAGGTCGTCGTCGGCAAGCTGACGCTGATCCCGCCGCCGTCGCAGCCGCCGGAGTGGCTGGCGTCGTTCCTCGGGTGGGCCGATGCGGCCGCGCGGATGGAAGTGTGGGCGAACGCCGACACGCCCGACGATGCGCAGCGGGCGCGCGATCTCGGCGCGACCGGGATCGGCCTCTGCCGCACCGAGCACATGTTCATGCAGAAGGAACGGCTCCCGGTCGTCCAGCGCATGATCATCAGCGATACGCCGCAGGCGCGCGCCAAGGCGCTCGCGCAATTGCTGCCGTTCCAGAAAGACGACTTTGCCGGGATCCTCGCAGCGATGGCCGGTTATCCGGTCACGATCCGGCTCCTCGACCCGCCGCTGCACGAGTTTCTGCCGTCGCTCGAGCAATTGCTCGTCGAGACGACCGAACTGCGGATCACCAAGGGCGAGAGCGATCCGGTCTACGTCGAGAAGATGCGCGTGCTCGGACGCGTCCGCGCGCTGCACGAGCAGAACCCGATGCTGGGCCTGCGGGTCTGCCGTCTCGGGATCGTCTATCCCGAGATCTATGCGATGCAGGTGCGCGCGATCTTCGAGGCGTCGTGCGAACTGCGCGCCCGCGGCGT is a genomic window containing:
- a CDS encoding 2OG-Fe(II) oxygenase; the protein is MVDPVELDARGYAVIPALLDRERCAALRALFDDEAAFRKTVVMERVGFGRGVYKYLAAPVPGPIAALRERLYAELLPVANRWSERLGENARYPATLAEMLARCAAAGQTRPTPLILRYRPGDHNALHQDLYGEVAFPLQATVLLSEPGPDFAGGEFVLVEQRPRKQSLVHVVPLGLGDAVVFPNAVRPVQGARGAFRTRVRHGVSELRSGERFSLGLIFHDAR
- the ppdK gene encoding pyruvate, phosphate dikinase; translation: MTAPSQSATKRLWFFDQGDGSMRDLLGGKGAGLAEMTRAGLPVPPGFTITTETCLAYFDSGGHLPPGLGDEVRAAMDELESRTGKQFGVAANPLLVSVRSGARVSMPGMMDTILNLGLNDETVAGLARLTSNERFAYDAYRRFMAMFGNVVLGIEKDQFDRVVDEAKQKAGVATDPELTADRWKEVIAQFREIVRIHTGAPFPQDVHEQLELAIEAVFDSWNSKRAIDYRKYNKIPDDWGTAVSVCSMVFGNLGDDSGTGVAFTRDPNTGEKLLFGEYLRNAQGEDVVAGIRTPMKIADLQNSQPDVYAQFVAIAHQLETHYKDMQDLEFTVERGKLWMLQTRSGKRSAEAAVKIALDLARDGLITQNDAVARVDAASLDQLFHARIDPNEQFEVAGVGLNASPGAATGQVVFDADTAAERGAKGESVILVRVETAPDDVHGMIAAKGVLTSRGGATSHAAVVARGMGRPCVAGFDAMTIDGRAKTATIGTHVLHEGDWITIDGTTGKVVVGKLTLIPPPSQPPEWLASFLGWADAAARMEVWANADTPDDAQRARDLGATGIGLCRTEHMFMQKERLPVVQRMIISDTPQARAKALAQLLPFQKDDFAGILAAMAGYPVTIRLLDPPLHEFLPSLEQLLVETTELRITKGESDPVYVEKMRVLGRVRALHEQNPMLGLRVCRLGIVYPEIYAMQVRAIFEASCELRARGVDARPDVMIPGVGTREEMQTTYDAVKSVADEVILAHGTPVPYRIGTMIELPRACVVAGELASIAQFFSFGTNDLTQTTYGYSRDDAESSFIPRYLEKKILKDDPFQVLDRVGVGGLMRLGVERGRAARGDLKIGICGEHGGEPSSVAFCNELGLDYVSCSPYRVPIARLAAAQAALA